CGTTAAATATTTATAGCTTGACTCTCGTGAGGAAGTTGACCTAATGGAGTAAATTTTGCAGCTAACAAAACATAGAAATGACAGCCATTGTTCGTAGCAGACGTGGTGTATTATATCGAACTGTATATTGTAAGTTACTGCTGAAACAGCAGAATGAAACGAGCAAGTTATCTAGTGTAACTAGCATCCACACACAATGCGCAATATGCCAATACAATATGTGATTGCCAGCACGAATGATGTTTAACTGAAGACGTGATGTTGCCTGATctaactaaaaactaaaaagtacTCTGCTTAAAGAAAACCGTCAAACTCCAAACCAGGCACAGCTTTAAATgcagtaaaaaagaagaagaggaagaaagcaTGTTTCCAAGTCAACTGGTTCTACTCTTTTTGTATGGAAATAATTCAGTCCATCTCTTATTGGCACTTCTAATTAATACCCCCCCCACTTACCAGTTATTTATATAGAACATagtatattttattgatatgtgAGTAGCAGTGTTAGTATATTGCCTGTCCAACAGTGAAAACTACTCTATGTACttgtgtaattgtaattgtGTAGACACCTGGATGAAGCAGTGTGATTCATTCCTTACTAATAACTTAAGTAATTAGTCACCTCctttaaatttgtatttgttCTCTTGCATACTGAATGAACTGAAGCATTTTCAATATGTTGCAAGTTTGGTTGTGGTGCGCATTTCCTCACTGCTGATTTCAAAGATATAACAAAGAGAAACACCTGCTCTGTGGTGTCATAATCAGTCAGTGTAAAATAACTTTTATTTCTGCCTTCATCACAAGTAACACTCAAAGCCTATGGTGATTAGGGAATATGATGCAGTGTTAAAGGTAAGTATTTATCAGTATGGGATCCCTATGATGAAGGCTAATCCGTAGAGTTGTGTGTCATTAGGTGGAGACAGATGTGAGTCACTTCAAAACAGGTCACGTTCTCCTCTGTTGCCTTGCAGGAATGGCAGGAGGCTGCAGACAGCAGGGCGGATCTGATCCGCTACCTGAAGGAGCAGGTGCCTCAGATCTTCTGCTTGAAGAAGGAGTCCAGCCctcaggaggaagaagagctcATGCAGAGCCGACTCCTCCACCCTCTGGAGTGCTTCCTGTTTGGAGAGGACCCTCAGGAGGGTCTGGAGAAGCTCCAACAGGGTAGCACCTCCTCCCAGCTCTGTGGACGTGTCTTCAAAGAGGGAGAGACTGTCTACTCCTGCAGGTCTGAATAGATCTTCTGATCTTCTGTGAAGTTATTACAGCAATACAGATAGTAGTTATTGTAAAAtactcattttaatttaattaattcttatttgttattttgatgACAAGGTGATAAAAATCAAGATCTACATTGCCATAGAACATCCAAGAACTATTGTTTTGATTGTTACTAATTAAGGCATGAAATAAATGCACATATCAGAATTTTAACAATACTCAGCTGCAGTGCAGTCTGGGTTACTGGATACTGAATATGAAGCCATAGAGTTCACAGATAGGAACATCAAGGAGGGCATTTGACATCATCAAGCCACTTCTTGTAGGAAGTGTCTTGCCTCCATAGGTTTTAGTTCTACAGTGCTCCAATTACACGACAACACCATAGTATTTAGGCTAAGtgttaaaaatcaataattaattaaagctgcaagcagcgttgggTGGGAGCTTGCCCCCTTGCGTACGTCGGGCCGTGGCGAAGCAGAAAGGTTTCCATTAGGGGCATTTAGATGCCTTCAGACCCGGGCTTTTATCAGACACTGCAATAAGTAGgtatacatcacacacacacacaaacatacactcacTCAAATCCAAACCGAACGAGTAATGAAAAAGTTGTTCAGAACTTTTGTTCAGCAGGGTGTGCTAAGCCACGATGAACGCCCTCGGACAAAATAACGTTTGTAGGAGGCCAAAAATCGCCGAAAAATCCACATGTAactgtgcacttcctgttggatttgggtcaggggtgtcagtgcgagatttgtaggtcttgataacacaaaaaatagagttttggtttgatctttctaTGACATTCTTATCAGGCGTACTGgccgttttagtgtttctaggtggcgctagagagttTGATGTTGTCAGTCTGATTAGAATTTGGTGAGTTTTTGAGCAGGTTTAGGGGTTCAAATTGAGGGTCAAAGTGTCGgtagaagaataataataatgataataggaaacgacacaaaaacaatagggtcctCGCCCTCTTGCCTTTTGGCTCGGTCCCTAATGACTCAGGTTTCAGTATGGCACAGTCTGTGAGTGGACCACAAATTGTACACAACAAAGTCTGTTGACAGGTCTTGGGGAGTgataaattaaagttttttgTGGTTCCAGTGGGAGTTACACAATTTGATAAATTGCAACATCTGTCCATTGATAGTCTGACAATGTTATAGGGGTACAGTACCAAATCAGTAGAGAACTCTTAACTGAAAAGCCCTCCCTCACCGTCCCCTTCTAAGAATGTAAGAGAACCAATAGTGACTGCAAAAGATGTGAAAtaccctctctagagccagagTTTGGGttgtccgttctgggctactgtagaaacatgatggACTCCATGGGAGAGGACTCACCCCCTATGCAGATATAAAAGGCTTATTCTAAGAAGTTGCTGTTAATCCCAGTAGATATGTGCAATGTATGAAGAAGGAAGGCTCTGAGTAGATTATTATAAACAAAGTACTTTTAAAGAACACAAGGGATAagttgaaatgtaaatgtaatatgtagTGAGTGAAATTTATTAGTCCTCTCCATTTTCACTTAGCCCTGCTTCATGACATTACGAGTGTTTATGTGTTAAATCACTAATGTCGGTCTAATGTTTATGTCAATTTCAGTCACGTAGTACAAATATAGTACAGCTTTCAGTTGAGTATTATGTGTTTCacaatgtgatattttattcgAGACTTCAGTCAGTTTGGTTGAAAGTTGTAATGGTGGGCAGATCCTCGACTTAATCAGTTGTAGTAACAGGCTTTCATCTTTAAGTGAGTCTAGTGAGTAGTGACTCACTAGACTCTGTCAAGTTGAGGCAGGAAGGATGAGACCACTTTGTAGTAAATGATCTGTATAATTTGCTGCACtcattgctgtgtgtgtgtgtgtgtgtgtgtaatcatatAACATTGAATTGTGAATGTCAGCAATAACAAATACTACGTCAGTgttctttatgtttttaaaacGTGGTATCAATCCAGCTCACCCTGTGGTAACATGTTCCAGTTAGGTGAGGCTGAGAAGGCATTAGGCCAGTCACCACTCTATATAAAAGAGTAGGGAAGAGAGTTGCTGTGAGGCttcagattttatttgtttgttgctATGGGTTCAGgtatttttgttaaattttcCTGCCCTAATTTTTGCAtctgtttcattaaagtctgtgtaaagtaagaatgaatatgtgttctgtgtttgacataccacagaaaagtgtgttgttaaccaccctgccaaatttgaatgattaaataaattgccaaatatgtgaaattaggcttcaaagttgtgtaaaaatcagcctctttctctgctcccaaacgctgtgggagtgcctgcctagttcgctgaaaccccgccctcTACCAAGTCTCACCTGTcagtcaaagtcaccacctctacccgaaacatggctGCAGCCTCGGAGCAGAAGCCCCTGACGTGACACAAGCCTCTGGCTTGACGGAAGTGGCCTCTTTTTTCAAATTAGAATTGCTTAACATAGCGTCTCATTtgttttacctttatttaatcctGCAAGTCaactttgtttagttttttagtaAAACAAAATTGCTTAACATAGCGTGTATGAATTttccatttatatttattttaccctTATTTAATCAAGCAAGTCATTAAGAACTAACGTCAGTTCTTTTAACTAGATACCGTAACATACCATGTGCATAAACTAGTCGTGTTTTtggacctttaaaaaaaaacccactactTCCCATTATGATGAATCGTATAGTAAAACTGACGAGTAATTTCAACGAGGTCTTTAGGCTACTATTACTTCaaacatctttctttcctgtgttcCTGTAGTGAATGTACAGAGATGGATATTATAGCCTTTTATTACATAGATGTAACTAATAAAAAATCTTCAGTCCTTTATATGGGATGGCAGCATTACAGTGAGacatgtgtgtgattgtatgtGTATGCTTCTATTATCTgacaacacaaaataataataagaatacaATTGCTCATTTTGATCCATGCCAGCAAATCAAGCAGCATGTCTTCTGACATTATACTTTTCACTTTACTTGAGATGTCATTACTTCACTTTGTTCATTGCATTTAGGGTTAATCTGCACATAAGCGGTGGTACAAGTTGTTGACATGTGTTCAATCAGGTAACAAATCCTTTTCAATGTATTACAGGGATTGTGCGATAGATCCCACTTGTGTCCTGTGCATGGACTGCTTCCAGGATAGTGTGCATAAAAGCCATCGTTACAAGGTCAGTCACATGTTTACATTTATGCAATGAAATTCAAAATGTGTCATCAGTGTTAATTTTAAAAGACGCTAATTATGATTTTTCCTTATGTCAACATATTTAATTAGAATACATGAGTCAGTCGCAGCCAGCTTGTTGCTATCTGTCAATCACTAATCTTATTGGATCATTTCTGTGCATAGTGTTCTTTAATCTCAACGTTGTTAGCCATGTGTATCCCCCTTCATTTTTTGGGAAAAACACTTCAAAAATTGTTTCAGACTCAGTGACTGACTTTATAATGATTatgcaacccagtgtcacaCAATAAAGCATTCCCTAGCAAAAGCAGTTGCATAACTTAATCGCTGATGTGTGTGTCCATTACTTATcagtaacatacagtatatgtgacTTTCCCAGATGCATGCATCATCAGGCGGGGGGTTCTGTGATTGTGGGGACGTAGAAGCCTGGAAGATTGGCCCCTGTTGCTCCAAACACGACCCAGGGGCAGCCTCTGCCATGGTAACGGTGAGTTACATAATAGAGCGGAAAGAGGGACGTGGGAGGGGCGTACTTGTCCCATTCTGTGTCAGTGAACCCCAGAATGCTTATTTTCCCATCTTAGGCTGGGTGCTGCTCTCTTAGCTGCAGCTTTGGCTCcggaaatgagaaagaaaaaaacactttgttgACCTGCACCAACTGAGAAAAAATATAACTACTTTAAGAGATCAAGAGGGGGGACTGAGAGCAAATAAACCAGTGGGAAAAAGTTGTGGGTGAGACAGATGGAAAGCAGCTATTCTACAATTGACAGAGCAGGGGtgtattcattttaatgtttggaTAACAGCTTTTCCCATCAAACTGCCACCTGGAAGCATCGGTTGTTGCTGTTCAGCACTTGTTTTGTCCGGCTTATCTTTGCTGATCACAGTGTTTGGGCTTTCCTTTGATAAAATCATATTCTGGGGCTTTAAGCAGACATGCAGCCTGTCAGCTCTGTGTCTTTTTCCGTAAACAGCAGATGTCTCTATTAACAGGGACATTGCTGGCCCCAGTCCGCCAGGCTGCTTTGTGTTTTCTACACCAGATCTAAACCTGTGCTTAACAAGCTGTGACACATCACATGACCACAACAGCATCTCCATGCTGAACATGAAAAACCCATCATGCTGTTTCAGACCTCTTGTTGTTTAGATTTGGGTAGATTCCATTGCCTGTTCTCACACAGAAGTGTGACGTAGAGACTGGTGTAAATATACAGAGtcattgtatgttttgtttggtttatgTGTTAAAAGTCAGACATTTGTATGAAATACTAAGCTGCTATGTGGAATGTTTGCTCTCAGGGGATTTGATATTAACATTGCAAGGCCgactgtctgtttttctcttatAAAGCCAGATATGAGACCAGTTCCGAGTCACTGCTAGAGTCACAGGAAATGGGGATTAGTAAAGGTTATTAAAGCAATTTATGGCCATGTTAGATTTGCAAACATGTCTCTGAAATTGCATATTTgtgttgaagtttttttttctgaccttGCAGTGATGTGCCTGTAGTGATACagcatttttattcattcacgTTAGGCTCAATAATGACATAACTAACAACTGACAATTTGCAATGTGTGAGAAATGATTCTGACAAATGGAAGACAGCATTTCCAGAAAGTTTTTTTTGGAGAAATGGAGCTCTCGGGAGCGCTGGTGATGTGCTCAAAAATGGTCCCGTGTGATTTTCTCCTCCtttgcaggatgagtgtgtgttggAGCCTGAGTTATTCGAGCGTGCTGAAAAGCTATTCCGGGTGTTGCTGCGCTACGTCACCGAGTTCTTGGTGTGGGAAGAGAACTTTGAACTATCAGCTGAACTCCAGCCACGGTACAGCCAGTGTGATCTCACACACATAGAAATCCATATGCAAAGTGCCCAGCTTAATTTTAACAGTGTATTTCTCCATCCATGCAGGGCAAAAGACAATGCATACTACTGTGTGCTGTACAATGATGAGCACCACTCATACGACCATGTGATCTACACCCTGCAGCGCTCTGTTAACTGCGATCAGGCtgaagcacagacacacacaacacttatTGACAAAGAGGTATTTTTCCTGTTTCATCTGCTTGTGACTTTTACGTTACATTAAGGGAAACTAGGTATTATTACATAGTATAATTGCACTTATCATATCAATAGCAGATAATCCCATTTTGTAAATGCTTTTAACTGTTGCACAGGGTCGGCGGGCAGTAAAGAGAGGAACTCTTCGATCATGCCAGCAAGCAAAAGACCTCATCAGGGTAAATATCAACCAATGGCTCCCACAATTTAACCATAGTTTTGTTGTTATGTTAATTCTTCAACCTGAAAGCCATTATTGTTCAGATTTTCACTTCTCAGCGATCTCTTATTATTTCACTGCTGTGTTGCAGTCCAACTCCGAGCACATCTCCCTGCAGCCACTACGTGTGGAGATCCTTCACTCGACAGTGATGGCTCATCAGACATTTGCTCTGCGCCTTGGCTCCTGGTTCCAAAAGATCATCGGTTACTCAGGTGCTGCCATCATGTCCACTCGAGTTAGTAGTAGACTCACAACTTAACATTCTTTGTGTACCTTTGATGTACATATTTTCTATACGTGCGGAGTATGTAATTAGTCAGCTTGGGCTGGTTTCTGATGGCTGTAGTGCACAGTTGCATGTGTACTGTTATATGTCATGTGACTGGGAACCTTTGTGTATCTTGTACAGTGGGCTTCAGACAGGCCTTCTCTCAGGTGGCACTGGAGGGTAACACAGATGGAGAGAGTCCTTGCCTCATCAGCAAACTCATGCTTCATGATGCCAAGATGTACAAAGGCAAGTACATTTCAAACTGATTTTCGCACATGATAGCAGCTCAATCTCAAAATGATTTTATACTcacatgggttttttttccttattttttcaaGGAGCTCGCAAGATAGTACATGAGCTGATTTTCTGTAGTATGCTAATGGAGACAGAATTCAAGAGGCTTTTTGCAATCGAGTTCACaaaggtaaaaaagaaaagaagatttttgaaaatgttattttgtgttcttttaCACAATTAAAGGAGTTCCTACCCCgtctttgtgtttttagcaCTATCAGCAGCTGCAAAAGGACTTCATCAATGATGATCATGAGAGGAGTATATCCATCACTGCGCTGTCTGTTCAGATCTTCACTGTACCCACACTGGTGAGTGTTTGTTGTAGGAGCATCAGAGATATGCTAAATATGGCAAATCTATAGTAATTGTGCTTCTTAAAGAAGATAGTAAATATCTGTGCCTTAGCGTAACATTTTGGTCACACTGTTTTGTCCTCACGTTCCCGTTCTTTCTCCAGGCCAGGCAGCTAATTGAAGAAGGAAATGTCATCAAAGTCATTGTTGACACAGTCTTGGCATTGCTGCATGAACATCTGGATGATAACAATCGCTTCTTCTTCCTGGGTTACAACTCTGACAAGTTCTCTCGCATCCAAGTCATTTTCCACGACCTCAGGTGATTTAATGGGAGACCGTTTTAACAAGTTCTTTGTCCCCAACTCTTTTGGCCcttatctaaaatgtaaattctTTCTTAGGTATATTCTTATCAGTAAACCCTCGATGTGGACTGAAGAGTTGCGGAGAGAGTTCCATGAGGGGTTGAAAGTCTTTCTTGGGCTTCTCAAATGCATGCAGGTACTTATCACAATGCTGATTTAGTATTTAATAGCAGGACTACTACATCAGGTTGTGGTAAATGAGtaaatcagataaataatattttttcacttttttatcaGGGTATGGAGGAAGTGAAGCGCCAGTTTGGTCAACACATTGCAGTGGAGCCAGAATGGGAGGCTGGATTTTCTCTCCAGATTCAGCTCCGCCACATTCTTGCTATGTTTCAGGACTGGTGCTCATCTGATGTGAGTTGTCTTGCATTGGATCCATCAAACAATAGCATAACTCTACAACTAGTGGAATTGCATCTGGTGTTATTGCTGCTGCACTAAATTACTCCTTATGTTTGCCCCCTTCTTTAGGAGGAGGTCTTGATGCTTGCATTTAAAGAGTGCCACAAAGTCCTGATGCAGTGCAATAACCAGTCCTTCCACAAGGAGGCTAATGACTACTACATGTGCAAGCACATTGTTCATGTTCGTCCATACAAAGTGTCTCAGGAGCCTGTCAGCATACACCTTCCCATTTCTAGGCTACTGGCTGGTAGGAGAAgtaatatttcaaactctgtcatttaaCTGTATATTTTCTGTCTACTGTGAACTGAACACTCTTAATACTCTTCTCTAGGCCTGTATGTACTTCTCTGCAGAACAGGGGCAATTGAACGTCTGCATGATCCTGTAAGTGATTTATCACCATTTATTCATCCCTAGTGATAAATGTTTAGTAAGCTAACACTGCCAGTGAGACATCAATCAAATACATAATGACTGTGCTTGTCTTGTacttattaaataaaatgtcttaattGACAGTGTTATTTCATATTAATGTTATGCCTGTTTGTTGCAGGAGTGCTATGACTTCACACAGCTGGTGGAGCATCCTCTGCGCTGTGTAGTGCTGGCTGCACAGGTCTCAGCTGAAATGTGGCGGAGAAATGGGCTCTCATTGGTTAGCCAGGTATATTGcctgtatattttttttcaaatctctctctgtATTATAATTTAGTTGACTAATAATtaacaaattcatttttttcacatcaTCAGGTCTACTACTATCAGGACGTGAAATGTAGGGATGAGATGTACGATAAAGATATTCTCATGCTTCAGGTTGGTGTCAGTTTTCCTCATGCTTGTACCCTTTTATACATGTAAATTGGTGCTATCATATGACTTTTGCCCCTCTGCTGCACATTCTTTACAGATCGCTGCTTCCAAAATGGATCCCAACCACTTCCTCATGCTGATCTTGTTGAGATTTGAGCtctttgattattttaatgGAAGTTGTTCAAGCAAAGACCAAGTAAGTAACACCTAAAGTAATCAGAGAAAGAAAGTTTTGTGCTACTGAATCTTCAATGACATGCACACTCATTTACAGGATGAATTGATACAGTGGAATCGACTGACAGAAGAGATGCTGTACCTCCTGATCGTCATTGTTGGTATTGTGTTAAAATCTACTAATCAATATTGGGAGGTTACTCAGTTGATGTGAAACATATAAAGTCGGGCATACACTGTGTGATTTCAGTCTGATTTTGAATCGAATTTTGAGCTGTACAACTTTTTGAGTCAGGCCTACGTGTTTATTTCACTCGTGTAGTGTGAGTAGTCAAGTAGCAGCAGACCATTGGACTGTGCAGtgtgataaaaaataaacataaattgcAAGAGATTTACTTTTACAGTGTGAGCTTCTGTTTAAAGAAAAATCGCACCGTGTATGCCCGTCTTAATAGTGTCTGATCTATTTCCAGGTGAGCGTTATGTCCCCGGGATCAGTCATGTGACCAAAGAGGATGTGACAATGAGGGAGGTTGTCCACCTGCTGTGCATTGAGCCCATGGCTCACAGTAGCCTGGTCAAAGGCCTGCCAGAGAATGTAAGGTTCTGGTTTAATTATAGattattaattatattcttagttttcacatgtgaaaagacataaaaaaagaacaaacacaacATGTTTTCCTTGTAGGAGAGTCATGAAACAGGCCTGGAGACCGTAATTGCCAAAGTCGCCACCTTCAAGTACGTAAAGACTGTGAAATTGCTTATGAGTTTCATCTTGACAGTCATTTTTGAGCAAGTGTAATCTGTTTATTCTGCTTCTGTTTTTAGAAAACCAGGAGTGTCAGGACATGGATTATATGAAGTGAAAAAAGAGCGTCTGGTAGAGTTCAACCCTTTCTACTACCATTATTCAAGGTCCCAGCATAGCAAGGTAACTCAATCCctcaacaccaacaccaacttTAAATTGACACAATTTCTTTTAGATGTCCCTCACTTcattcttaatttttttttaccttttccaGGCAGAAGAGTctcagaagaagaggagagttCAGGAGGGCAACGATAAAGGTGACTGCCCTCCTGCACCAAGAAATGACCCTCTTCTTTACATTATTCACTCATTGATAAACTCTATAAATGTTgcctttgtctgtgtttgtgctcaGCTCTGCGTCCTCCAGTGCCCCCCACCTTCTGCCCTGCTTTCTCCAGCATTGTGCGTCTGCTCTGCTGCGACATTATTGTCCACATCCTCAGACGTGTcctgcagagagctgcagaggaCCGGGCGACTCATTGGACAGAAGCAATGATCCAGAGGGTaaacactgcatttattttttatctctcCAGTATTACTATTTGTTTCTCAGACCACATCTAGTAACAAAATGCATGTTGTTATGACACAGGCCTTGCACCTGATCGGTCAGGCATTGCTTGAAGAGAAAATGCAGCTTGAGGACAGCACTGTGGAGGAAGTGACCTTTGATTTTAGTATTAAGGCCCGAGGTAAGTAATAATAAAGCTAGGGATGCACCGATCTGATATTGACTAAAACCTAGATCGGACTTAGACCTTTATTCCGCCTCGCTGTTCTATATAAAAGTTCTAGATTCCAGAGTGAGGGAGTGCTGGCAACGAGAAAGCTGGTGAATTAGATCAATAAAacttcaacagcacaaataaacagagacagtgaaccaggtgaaTACTGGAGGTGACTTTATGTTACTATAAGTACAATAAAAGCTACCAGAGACTATTTGCAATATCtgcaaaggaagaaagaagggtttatctttttaataataaataaaaaatcagtatatttttatgtgtcaatttgttacattttgttttataaagtTAGGAAAGTAATGTTTAAGTAAAGCCTTCAGTCTTTTCCACATGGCGAGGTATACAGTTTATTAATTCAACAATGGTATTGGATCAGTATCGGGTATCGGCTGATACGCAAAGCCTAGGTATCAGTATTGTGACTGAAAAAGTCGGATTGGTGCATCCCTAAACAAAGCagcatttgttttattatcattcaCTAACTGTCATAGCAATCAGAGGTTTGGTAATTGTTTATGACTTAAATGTCTCTTCTAGGAATTGGTTCAGAGCACAGCAAGTCAGTGTTCCTATTGTTGTCCAAAATTATGGCTCTTCCTTCCCTGGAAGCCCAAAAAGACATGGTCAAATGGCTTCTACAGGTAGGCTTTTCAATTAACAATTTCCAATCTGGATTTGTATCATTTGCATCACATAACAGTTTCTATTGTCTTTGTAGATGCTTCCACTATTGAACTATCAATGTTTTTCTGCTAGATGTTTGAGATTGTTAAGTGCCTCAGAGAGAAGTCCAGTCCAACAGCCTCCATGAGCATGGAGACAACCAAACCAGAGGAGgtaaaacaataatgaatgaTGGGTTTATCAATATACTTGACATgactttacttccttcttgtGCTGTGGGGACCTTTAGGTGTAGTTCTATAATGGACTGGCCATGGGAAGTGATTTGTTTCCTCTGACATTATAGAAGACATTCATTTATTAGCATGTAAATATAATTGTAAATATCTTCTTTGTGTGAGATGTGTCTGACTTGTTTttactttggtccagactgttCAGGACAAAGAAAAAGCTGAGCGGAAAAGGAAGGCAGAGGCAGCCAAACTCCACCGGCAGAAAATCATGGCCCAGATGTCAGCGATGCAGAAAAACTTCATTGAGTCCAACAAGATGCTCTATGACAACATGCCTGAGAGTGGGGCCCAGGGAGAGACGGCTGCACCTACTGAGAGGTGAGCCATCCTAAAAGACTCAAATGGATGTGTCTCTTGTGCTGAAACTGAATAAATGACACAGAATTCATTTGATTAAATGCAGTTTGGGTAATATTTATTCATCTAGCTGCGCCATGGAGCACATGGAACTGTGTATAGCCATCGGACCCCACCGAGGCTCCACCCCAGCCGA
This is a stretch of genomic DNA from Scomber japonicus isolate fScoJap1 chromosome 16, fScoJap1.pri, whole genome shotgun sequence. It encodes these proteins:
- the ubr1 gene encoding E3 ubiquitin-protein ligase UBR1 isoform X1, whose product is MAEGERSLGGLELSKEWQEAADSRADLIRYLKEQVPQIFCLKKESSPQEEEELMQSRLLHPLECFLFGEDPQEGLEKLQQGSTSSQLCGRVFKEGETVYSCRDCAIDPTCVLCMDCFQDSVHKSHRYKMHASSGGGFCDCGDVEAWKIGPCCSKHDPGAASAMVTDECVLEPELFERAEKLFRVLLRYVTEFLVWEENFELSAELQPRAKDNAYYCVLYNDEHHSYDHVIYTLQRSVNCDQAEAQTHTTLIDKEGRRAVKRGTLRSCQQAKDLIRSNSEHISLQPLRVEILHSTVMAHQTFALRLGSWFQKIIGYSVGFRQAFSQVALEGNTDGESPCLISKLMLHDAKMYKGARKIVHELIFCSMLMETEFKRLFAIEFTKHYQQLQKDFINDDHERSISITALSVQIFTVPTLARQLIEEGNVIKVIVDTVLALLHEHLDDNNRFFFLGYNSDKFSRIQVIFHDLRYILISKPSMWTEELRREFHEGLKVFLGLLKCMQGMEEVKRQFGQHIAVEPEWEAGFSLQIQLRHILAMFQDWCSSDEEVLMLAFKECHKVLMQCNNQSFHKEANDYYMCKHIVHVRPYKVSQEPVSIHLPISRLLAGLYVLLCRTGAIERLHDPECYDFTQLVEHPLRCVVLAAQVSAEMWRRNGLSLVSQVYYYQDVKCRDEMYDKDILMLQIAASKMDPNHFLMLILLRFELFDYFNGSCSSKDQDELIQWNRLTEEMLYLLIVIVGERYVPGISHVTKEDVTMREVVHLLCIEPMAHSSLVKGLPENESHETGLETVIAKVATFKKPGVSGHGLYEVKKERLVEFNPFYYHYSRSQHSKAEESQKKRRVQEGNDKALRPPVPPTFCPAFSSIVRLLCCDIIVHILRRVLQRAAEDRATHWTEAMIQRALHLIGQALLEEKMQLEDSTVEEVTFDFSIKARGIGSEHSKSVFLLLSKIMALPSLEAQKDMVKWLLQMFEIVKCLREKSSPTASMSMETTKPEETVQDKEKAERKRKAEAAKLHRQKIMAQMSAMQKNFIESNKMLYDNMPESGAQGETAAPTESCAMEHMELCIAIGPHRGSTPAEREVLTCILCQEEQEVVVQAPAMVLTACVQRSTVLTQCRGKIPTHRADAISYPLFMAPELAVGTHTGSCGHVMHATCWQKYFEAVQNTTRNRLHAELIIDLENGEYLCPLCKSLCNTVVPLIPLEQLTFNYENAEIIGQHLTMPRWIQILSARIKGLKSITQDNDSNTESNSGDGETGLCGEGQPDFRSILSYGVQEPRKFSDSIAEMLVVCATTVHRVGLQTAPNEMCPRVPLMAWNTCAFTIQAIENILQEEGKPLFGSLQNRQLAGLKAIVQFSAAQRLKSSQAVIQRHFTDMLGALLPVLSRKTTPSLLEVDFFHLLVGLVLSIPSLYQEEAVDLQPSAVSSAYNHLHILHLVTMAHVLQLLLSSTDFPAVAGGEETEETRVAAELYSTVSQHAGRLIPDVSGSSVAERVKRGIEPFLRCAALFFNCLTGVHPPEDLFSTSVTSQGQVESLCGYLALPSNVFQLFQEHRDTVTPLLSTWCGSPAVTKALKDKTQTVRYPRRRNRLIDLPEDYSALLNQASHFQCPKSTDDERKHPTLCLFCGAMLCSQSSCCLSKLDGEDVGACTAHAATCGAGVGMFLRIRECEIVLMASKTRGSTYPAPYLDDYGETDPHLVRGNPLHLCPERYRKLNQLWQQHCILEEIARSLEVVNVMFAFEWQML